The window GCGCGCGACGCGGCCGCCTTCTTGGTCGACGGCGATGAGGGCGGTGGGGCCGAGCACACCGCGCAGCGCGGACGTCGTCTCGAGTAGCTCGGGGACATCGTTGATGTTGCGACTGAACAACACGATGCCGGCTGGAGTGAGCGCGGCGAGTGTGTTGCGGAGTTGAGAGGAGATTCGGTGTTCGGGGATCCCGGTAATTACGAAAGTCGCTGGTTTGTTGGATGAGGTTAGCATGCGAAAGGGCATCCTACTCGCCCGACATGGTTAGAGTTTGGCATTTAAGGCGCGAGTGCTCTTGCATGAGATGTCGCGATTTGTAACGCTGTGATCCATTCGATGGTCGTACAGGCACAACAGAACGCCAGTGAGGAGCGACGGACCCCTGCGTCACCACTAAACTAGTTAGCTCACCGACCGCGCATTCCAGGCTTCTGTAGTTTCTTCAGGAGAAAAATCGCGTCGCAGTGCCTAACTACTAGACAGCTCGGAGCGCACGCGTGAACTCGCTCCGGAGGGGAGCCATTAGAGCTGCGACGAGGCACTATTCCACTTTGTCTGCAACGTTTGCCCTGTGACAGGAGGGCGCGTCGCGACCTGTTTCCTTTCCAGGCCTCATGCGCTCGTACTTCGTGGCTGTTAGGTGCGGCGACATCTAGCATGAAGCCGGTAACCTTGTAAGTCCTCCGACTAGGTCTCGCGACGATGAGTCGGGCCGCTCCGTCAACCAAGGGCCACCACATTTGATGGCTACTCGGTGTCGCGGTGCGATCGCAAAGGACTGATCGGGGAAGTCGAACGAAGGCGAGCGAGCGGATTGGCCCATCGAGTCAGAGGCATGCTATATCCTCGCAGATGTCGCGGGCGGTGATCACGGGAGTGGGCTGCGTTACCCCGATCGGTATCGGGATGGCAGCCTTTGTAGAGGGGTTGAGGGCGGGCCGCTCCGGAATCGGGCGACTCACCATCTGTGATCCGGCAACGTTCAACTGTCGAGTTGCCGCGGAAGTGCGCGACTTTGATCCGCTCGCCTTCATGGATCTGCGCGAAGCACGCACCCTGCCTCGTGCGGCGCAGTATGCGCTCGCGGCAACACGGCTGGCCCTCGAGCACGCAGGAATCACGTCATTTCGGGATCCCCGTCGGGTGGGAGTGCTCATTGGCACTTCCTCAGGGACGCTTGCTTACGCACTCGAGCAGTACGCGATTTTCCTGGAAAGAGGGGTGCGACGGTTACATCCGTCGTCGCCGGCTTATGCCCACAATGCCTGTATCGCGTCGGAGTGTGCAATCCAGGTAGGGGTTCATGGCCCTGTGATGACCTTATCAAGCGCCTGCACATCCTCCACGGATGCTATCGGCCTGGGTGCGAGACTGATTGAGCAGGGAGTCGTCGATCTCTTGCTTGTCGGTGGCGCAGAAGCACCCCTAATATCGTCGGTCTTTGCTTCGTTCGATCGACTCTGCATGATGCCGCGTTCCTATAATGAAGTGCCTGAGCAAGCGGCGCGCCCATTCGATAGCCGAAGGGAAGGTTTAGTTCTTGGCGAGGGGGCCGTGATGTTCGTATTGGAAAACCACGATAATGCGCGCAGGCGAGGGCAAAAGTCGCTGGCAGCTGTCGCGGGTTACGGCGCCACGTGCGATGCATATTCCCATTTTCACCAGAAGCCGGGCGGTGAGGATGCGATTCGAGCCGTGCAGGAGGCATTTGCGGCAGCTGGACTCTCGCCTGAGTCGGTCGACTTCGTAAGCGCGCATGGAACGGGAACTCGTGAGAACGATCCGTTTGAGACGAGCGTTCTGCGGGCGGTGTTGGGGTCGAGAGTCAGCGAAGTTCCGGTCAGCGCATCGAAGTCTCAATGTGGTCACCTTCTTGGCGCGTCGGGTG is drawn from Candidatus Binatia bacterium and contains these coding sequences:
- a CDS encoding beta-ketoacyl-[acyl-carrier-protein] synthase family protein; protein product: MSRAVITGVGCVTPIGIGMAAFVEGLRAGRSGIGRLTICDPATFNCRVAAEVRDFDPLAFMDLREARTLPRAAQYALAATRLALEHAGITSFRDPRRVGVLIGTSSGTLAYALEQYAIFLERGVRRLHPSSPAYAHNACIASECAIQVGVHGPVMTLSSACTSSTDAIGLGARLIEQGVVDLLLVGGAEAPLISSVFASFDRLCMMPRSYNEVPEQAARPFDSRREGLVLGEGAVMFVLENHDNARRRGQKSLAAVAGYGATCDAYSHFHQKPGGEDAIRAVQEAFAAAGLSPESVDFVSAHGTGTRENDPFETSVLRAVLGSRVSEVPVSASKSQCGHLLGASGAVAAACVVASIIGDFLPATLNLDDPDPECDLFHVRGAARSGRINVALCTSFGFGSRNAALIIQRTDDVYS